A DNA window from Mycobacterium sp. IDR2000157661 contains the following coding sequences:
- a CDS encoding class I adenylate-forming enzyme family protein encodes MGGATTLLRHARRRADGLRSRYRAAGFWSDQPLDLVRVTAARHPNRLAVVARDADLTYADLDERVDHAAGALLAAGVGAGAPLVVVAGNDVGSVVAVHAAVRVDAVVLLVPRSAGPTQVADILTRTGAEYGVAPGWTSASGSAVRDACRWVDIADGSGGPVHSRPARAADEPSFVLYTSGTTSRPKGVIHSLSTLAKASVNYVAAAGLDTRDRIFLISPLASVTGVLQALFIGPMLAAPVVLEDRWDPAATGDLLLSSKATWYGGPDRLLDRLLDEVVARNERAPLRAVYLGGTMLDRRIVERVEDEFGIVVMRAYGSSEVPVSTSGLRTEPRQMRHADDGVALQDVEVRVGSAGDPGECCIKGPHTFLGYTDAEDDASAFDGEWFRTGDVAELGDGRVRIVGRLKDIVIRNGMKIPAAEVEEAVAEIPGVRECAAYSVADPSTGERLAVAMVLADDAELSLADVTGALVSKGLPKWKLPEELVFWDEPLPLNANGKVPRNTLEARSAGRPRILADRLAAS; translated from the coding sequence ATGGGTGGCGCCACGACGCTGCTGCGCCATGCTCGGCGGCGAGCGGACGGCCTGCGGTCGCGGTATCGCGCGGCGGGGTTCTGGTCGGACCAACCGCTCGACCTCGTGCGCGTCACCGCCGCGCGGCATCCGAACCGCCTGGCGGTCGTCGCGCGCGACGCAGACCTCACCTATGCCGATCTCGACGAACGGGTGGATCACGCGGCGGGTGCGCTGCTGGCGGCCGGAGTCGGTGCGGGAGCACCGCTGGTGGTCGTGGCCGGCAACGACGTCGGCTCCGTCGTCGCGGTGCACGCCGCCGTGCGGGTCGACGCGGTGGTGCTGCTCGTGCCGCGCAGCGCGGGACCGACGCAGGTCGCCGACATTCTCACGCGCACGGGAGCCGAGTACGGGGTGGCGCCCGGTTGGACATCGGCGAGCGGATCCGCGGTGCGGGACGCCTGCCGCTGGGTCGACATCGCCGACGGCTCGGGTGGGCCGGTTCACAGTCGGCCGGCACGGGCCGCCGACGAACCGTCGTTCGTCCTGTACACCTCGGGGACTACGTCCCGCCCCAAGGGCGTCATCCACTCCCTGAGCACATTGGCCAAGGCGTCGGTCAATTATGTCGCGGCGGCGGGCCTCGACACCCGGGACCGGATCTTTCTCATCAGCCCGCTCGCTTCGGTGACCGGTGTGCTGCAGGCGTTGTTCATCGGGCCGATGCTCGCCGCACCAGTGGTGCTCGAGGACCGCTGGGATCCCGCCGCGACGGGTGATCTTCTGCTGTCCTCGAAAGCGACGTGGTACGGCGGGCCGGACCGGTTACTCGATCGGCTGCTCGACGAGGTGGTCGCCCGCAACGAGCGGGCGCCGCTGCGCGCGGTGTATCTCGGCGGCACGATGCTCGACCGCCGCATCGTCGAACGCGTCGAGGACGAGTTCGGCATCGTCGTCATGCGGGCGTACGGATCGTCGGAGGTGCCGGTGAGCACCTCGGGCCTGCGAACCGAGCCCAGACAGATGCGCCATGCCGACGACGGGGTGGCACTGCAGGACGTCGAAGTCCGGGTGGGATCCGCGGGTGATCCGGGTGAGTGCTGCATCAAAGGCCCCCACACCTTCCTGGGCTACACGGACGCCGAGGACGATGCGAGCGCCTTCGACGGCGAGTGGTTTCGCACCGGTGATGTGGCCGAACTCGGCGACGGCCGAGTGCGCATCGTCGGCCGGCTCAAGGACATCGTCATCCGCAACGGCATGAAGATCCCCGCGGCGGAAGTCGAGGAGGCGGTGGCCGAGATCCCCGGTGTCCGAGAATGCGCGGCGTACTCCGTCGCCGACCCGAGCACCGGTGAGCGGCTCGCGGTGGCCATGGTGCTCGCCGACGACGCCGAGCTGTCGCTGGCCGACGTCACCGGGGCACTCGTCTCCAAGGGACTGCCCAAGTGGAAGCTGCCCGAGGAATTGGTGTTCTGGGATGAGCCGCTGCCGCTCAACGCCAACGGCAAAGTGCCACGCAATACCCTCGAGGCCCGCTCGGCGGGTCGGCCGCGGATCTTGGCCGACCGCCTCGCCGCTTCCTAG
- a CDS encoding SDR family NAD(P)-dependent oxidoreductase produces MPRMTFDDQVAVVTGAGGGLGRCHALELARRGARVVVNDLGSAVDGTGASISAAQAVVDEITAAGGTAIANGDSVATEQGGAAIVAAAMDAFGRLDILVNNAGILRDAAFKNMTAEQVDAVISVHLAGAFNVTRASWPIMREQNYGRIVQTTSGTGLFGNFGQANYGAAKMGLVGMMHVLAIEGQRNGIAINAVAPIARTRMTETIMGEAGKGMDPELVTPVVVYLAHRDCDRTAHIYSVGAGKVSRVFIGVTAGIENSSLTAESVAEAIDEIDDTATFTIRGGPDKG; encoded by the coding sequence ATGCCTCGTATGACTTTCGATGATCAGGTAGCCGTCGTCACCGGTGCGGGCGGCGGCCTCGGCCGCTGTCACGCGCTCGAACTCGCCCGCCGTGGCGCCCGCGTCGTCGTCAACGATCTCGGCAGTGCCGTCGACGGGACGGGTGCTTCGATCTCGGCCGCCCAGGCGGTGGTCGACGAGATCACCGCCGCCGGTGGCACCGCGATCGCCAACGGCGACTCCGTCGCGACCGAGCAGGGTGGCGCCGCGATCGTCGCCGCGGCGATGGACGCCTTCGGCCGCCTCGACATCCTCGTCAACAACGCGGGCATCCTGCGTGACGCCGCATTCAAGAACATGACCGCAGAGCAGGTCGATGCCGTGATATCGGTGCACCTGGCCGGCGCCTTCAATGTGACCCGGGCCTCGTGGCCGATCATGCGCGAGCAGAACTACGGGCGCATCGTGCAGACCACCTCCGGCACCGGCTTGTTCGGCAACTTCGGACAGGCCAACTACGGCGCCGCGAAGATGGGCCTGGTCGGGATGATGCATGTGCTGGCCATCGAGGGGCAGCGGAACGGCATCGCCATCAACGCCGTCGCACCGATCGCACGCACCCGGATGACCGAGACGATCATGGGTGAAGCGGGCAAGGGGATGGATCCCGAGCTGGTCACACCGGTGGTCGTGTACCTGGCCCACCGCGACTGTGACCGCACGGCTCACATCTATTCGGTCGGCGCGGGCAAGGTGTCGCGGGTCTTCATCGGCGTCACCGCAGGCATCGAGAACAGCTCGCTGACAGCGGAATCCGTGGCCGAAGCGATCGATGAGATCGATGACACCGCGACATTCACCATCCGCGGCGGCCCGGACAAGGGCTGA
- a CDS encoding enoyl-CoA hydratase/isomerase family protein → MTEDQSGIDVAIGADGVCRIAIDRPGVGNSLSPLARDALAEAFENADDDPSVRAVLLRATGDRHFCTGAGLAPQSSQPTAEKRPGDIARMLQKGWQRLVASVLDCDKPVVAAVKGTAAGAGASLVLACDLVVMSEEAKLIEAFVHRGILPDSGAIHLLTRIVGLRKATELLMLGEPVDARTCERLGLVNRVVAPGETDEVADEIAGRLAAGPTVMLALTKRLLAVSSESGRDRAFEQEAWAQEVVSRTADLQEGLQSFAERRAPNFQGR, encoded by the coding sequence TTGACCGAGGATCAGTCAGGCATTGATGTCGCCATCGGCGCCGACGGCGTATGCCGGATCGCCATCGACCGGCCAGGTGTGGGAAACTCGTTGTCTCCGTTGGCTCGTGATGCTCTGGCGGAAGCCTTCGAGAACGCCGATGACGACCCGTCCGTGCGTGCTGTGCTGTTGCGTGCGACGGGGGATCGGCACTTCTGCACGGGTGCCGGATTGGCGCCGCAGTCGTCACAGCCGACCGCCGAGAAGCGGCCCGGTGACATCGCCCGGATGCTGCAGAAAGGCTGGCAACGACTCGTCGCCTCCGTGCTGGATTGTGACAAGCCGGTGGTCGCCGCAGTCAAGGGTACGGCGGCGGGCGCCGGCGCCAGCCTGGTGCTCGCCTGCGATTTGGTGGTCATGTCGGAGGAGGCCAAGCTCATCGAGGCCTTCGTGCACCGCGGCATCCTGCCGGATTCGGGCGCGATCCACCTGCTCACCAGAATCGTGGGACTGCGCAAGGCCACCGAATTGCTGATGCTCGGAGAACCCGTGGATGCGAGGACCTGCGAGCGACTGGGTCTGGTCAACCGTGTTGTCGCACCGGGCGAGACCGACGAGGTCGCCGACGAGATCGCTGGGCGCCTGGCGGCGGGACCAACCGTGATGCTGGCACTGACCAAGCGTCTGCTTGCCGTGTCGTCGGAATCGGGGCGCGACCGTGCCTTCGAGCAGGAGGCCTGGGCGCAAGAGGTGGTGTCGCGGACCGCCGACCTGCAGGAAGGCCTGCAGTCGTTCGCCGAGCGTCGCGCACCGAACTTCCAGGGCCGCTGA